The Malus domestica chromosome 10, GDT2T_hap1 nucleotide sequence tttcttttttcttcttcttcctccgactgcaaccttttttttttcttcctccttcttctccttctttcttcctccttcttccttccccttcttctccttcttccttcttcttccttcttctccttcttcttccttcttcttccttgaatctagggaagatgaaggttttttttttttttttttttgaggaagatgaagaagaaggaagaaggaagaggaggagaaggggaaggaagaaggaggaagatctagggaagatgaaggttttttttttttttttttttttttttttttttgaggaagatgaagaataaggaagaaggaagaaggaggaaggaagaaggagaagaagaaggagtaagtagaagaaggaagaaaaaaaaagttgcagtgggaggaagaagaagaagaagaaggaggaagaaaaagaaagaagaaagaaaaataaatataaaaaaaagaaaaaccttcatcttccccagattcggaggaagaagaaggaagaagaagaagaagaaggggaaggaagaaggaggaaggaaggaagaaagagaagaaggagaagaaggagaagaaggaggaagaaaaaaaaaaccttcatcttccccaaattcgtcggaagaagaagaagaagaagaagaagaagaaggagaagaataagtaaaaaaaacaaaaaaagttgaagaaggaggaagtaaaaaaaacaaaaaaagttgcagaagaaggaactaaaaaaaacaaaaaaagttgcagaagaaggaagaagaagaaagaagaaaaaaaaaggaaaaaaaaaacgtggatgacacatgGCGCCTAGTCATGGCgtcacgtcacaattaacgatAAATTTAACAATTTGACTAATAGATATATGAGACTattccaaaatttacactttaggtatgaatctgagacgaaaaaaacttaatgtactaaatgttgaaaaccacaaaacatgagcgtagtaaacagtcttttaccttatattaattgtatattatttgttttataatttATGTGAGATCTTATTCTTCAACATACCCCTTCATGAGTGGCTTCACACGAGATCACAAGAGGAACTAATTCCCACATTGAAAATTGGTCAAGTCATGATACAGAGCTAACACAACTTTTCAAAAACCCAACTTAAAAGAGACAAATTCGAGCCTAGTAAAAGCGGGCTCAGGACGTGTCGAAAGAATAGcttgcttcaaaaaaaaaaaaaaaaactacatattACTAGGTGTTAGATCTTATCACAAATACCTCGATGATATTAGGATCTATTCTCcaacacaaatttttatacaCTTGCAGTCATTTTATTCAGGCATTTCCATCAAAATTCTCATCTAAGGTTTGCTAAAGAGTATTTAAACAACTTTGAATAGTATTTCATGGTGTTGACCGTGGAAAATATTAGCTGATTTGTCAAATTTGGAGGTAATATTTACCATAGGCTAATGCTTGATATGAGCCGAGTTAGTAGGCCATGCATTTGAGGTGAGCCCCCCATGCCCACATGGCCTTCACCCGTTCATTTCGGATTCAATGGTCCTCACAGATAACGTGGCCACAAGCAATTGCGCACACACGCACATACAAAATCTCCAACTctctatttcaaaaaaaaataaaaattatccaACTCTTGACTCTTGAGTACTCGTAACAgctacaataaataaataaataaaggaggAGTCATCCTTCATCATTTAATCGACAAAGAGGTAGATTCAGAAGTGGCTCCACGTGATTCAATCTTTTTGCTGAATATTCATTTTCCTACAACGGGCCCATTCCTATTGATATGATTCCCGTAAGTACGTCATCGTTTTTAATTATCGTGGTTGGTGCCGACTTCTAGATATGATTGATCATAGCATATGAATATCTTTATCGGCTTAATCCTCTCCTCATCTTTATGATTCCCGTAAATcttgagaaatttttaattttgacgGAAATATAAATGGTATATCatgtatttttatgtaagtagtgaaaatttttaatttttaagttgttaaccttttaacacacatatctcattatttatataagaacacatgatgtaccacggtcgcactgaaaaatctcttgtaAACCTCAAGGCCACATTGCAAAACGTGGTCCACGATGTCTCTCGGTGATGCCCGGCTACTTCTCTGACGAAGGTCGTCGTCTAATCGATGCCCGGCTGTTCCTTCATAAACGGTACTGCATTAAGATCCATCGAGCCAAGTCGATGCCCATGTCCAAATTCATGTCAAGTGGATGGATCTGCGACAGCTGGGGAGGGGGAGAACGAAGGGGACGATCCCTTTTGCAGCGGGGTTGCGACTTGCTGATTAATTCGCAGGATCTGGACAATTAAGATTCAAAGATTTTAACCAATCTTCATCATTCTCAATTTCTAAATTGTTAATtaacaatataaaaaaattgaggTATTAGCTGATTTCCTACTAATTTGTAAGCAAATGCCAATTTCTTACTTGAACTTTAATTTAGTCAATTATCCTcatgaacttttataattaactaatttttctctgaaatttaattttaactAATTATCCCACCaaacttttataattggccTATGTactcctaaaccctaaaatttacccaaaaaatgtGTCCAAAGTGAACTAGcataagagaagaagaagacgaaacAATATATTGTTTACATTAAgattaaaataacttttttttagttataaaattaaaattaaaaaaaagaaattaatcaattataaaaattaaagaaactaaaaaaataatgattaaaattaaaatttatagagaaaaaaaatgacagttccttacaaatttgaaaagaaaatcgaCATACTGTTAGAATTCTTATGTCCCACATCAGCCAGaaggcttgagaacaagcctttTAAATAGAAACCCTACTCTTACTAGCATCAagacattttatattaaaaccTCATACCTAATGGATTAAACAAGTGACCAAATAGAGATAGTATTGTTGATATTGTTGAAGTAAGCCCATGACCCGTCTACCGAAAATTTAAGACATACAactaaacaaaatttgatgattaAATCATCTCTAGGCGAAACCTAATAAACATTTGTTTGGGGTTTTATGGGTCCACATCATTGATGCTATCACGTGAAATTTGATCAGAGCATCATCACATGTATATGTTCCGACCGATTTCCGATGTCTTCCACacgctttttttattttttattttttggtctgAAACTTAACAAGCAAGCAAAAATAAAAGTACGTAGACTGATTATTTCATACGTGGCAAAAATTCAGAGGACAAAATTCTCTAAAACTCGTCGATATTTATTGCAAACCACAACCGCCAATTAGCAATTCAGAAAaatactactataaatagaaaCCAACGCCTTCCCCTGTCTTTCTTTAAACTCTCCTTCCGCCGCCTCATCTGTATTGCAGCTCGGCCACCTCTCGACCGTTCGATCTTTCAACATTACAAATTTCATGGATCACGAGAACGGAGCTGTGGCGGTGGAGATGCTATCCGATGATTTCGATCCCACGGCTGTGGTTGCGGAGCCTTTGCCTCCGGTTGTAACCAGCACCGACGACTGCGATCTCCTCGGAAAATTGGCCGAAGACCGCAAAGGTAGCCGGGAGAAACAGATGGTTCTCGGCCGGAACGTGCACACCACGTGCCTCGCCGTGACGGAGCCCGAATCCAACGACGATTTCACCGGCGATAAGGAGGCGTACATGGCCAGCGTCCTCGCCCGCTACCGCAAAACCCTCATCGAGAGGACCAAGCACCATCTGGGTAAGCTTCATTTGTGCCTTTTTTTTtcgattgaaatttgaaattgaagaaacaatattGAATCTGAATTGTGGGTTTTGGTTGGAATTGGAAATGCAGGTTATCCTTACAATTTGGACTTCGACTATGGTGCTCTGACGCAGCTTCAGCATTTCTCCATCAACAATTTGGGCGATCCGTTTATCGAGAGCAACTACGGTGTCCATTCAAGGCAGTTCGAGGTCGGTGTTCTCGATTGGTTTGCTCGGTTGTGGGAGATTGAGAAGAATGAGTATTGGGGATACATCACCAATTGCGGCACGGAAGGCAATCTTCACGGAGTCTTAGTTGGGTATGTTAAGTGTTTGATTAATTGTTTGTGTGAATCTGCTCTTAATTTATCAGCACATATGCTAATGAGTAATGACGGAGCTAAAACAATCGGATGTGATGTATAATGCAATTGAATTCTTGCAGGAGAGAAGTATTTCCAGATGGGATTCTGTATGCTTCTCGAGAATCGCATTATTCGATATTTAAAGCTGCCCGAATGTATAGAATGGAATGCGAAAAGATTGATTGTCTGATCTCTGGTGAGATTGATTGTGCGGATTTTAAAACTAAACTTCTTGCTCACCAGGATAAACCCGCCATCATCAACGTTAATATTGGTATGTGTAAGATTTGAGACACACATCGACACAAATTGAACTCAGCTGTGTATATTATGTGCACCTCTGTAATCCGATTGGTCGGATGGTTTACTGAATTGCTTGAATTGCAGGAACTACTGTCAAAGGAGCTGTTGACGACCTGGATCTCGTCATACAGACCCTTGAAGAATGTGGATACAAGCAAGATCGTTTCTACATTCACTGCGACGGAGCATTATTTGGACTTATGATGCCTTTTGTCAAACGTGTATGTCTGTCATCTCATTTCAACTCTTGTTGTTGTGACTAGGAACATGTCTCTTATGCTTATTCCCTTTAATTCATTTGGTTCCAAACTGTTTTTCGTTTCGTACACAGAGTTTTCCCGTTGCAATTTTGCTGGGAATGCTTTTGATTTGGCTCTAGTTGATCTTGATTGTTTATAATCTTTTTTCATGTTTGGCTAGTTGAATGACACTGACATCTTTGATTGGATAGGATTAATTAACGAGCATAGTATACTGTTAGTGAATCATCTTGTGACTTCTAGGATGAAACTTTTGATAAGTTTGTAATCCAACTCGGTTAGTGCACGATGGATTAGAGTCCGCTTGTATTTAAAAAGCTAGTCTGAAATAGCTGTAGTAATATTTTGCTTTGCGTCCTAATTACGATATGCACATATTTTTCTGTTATTGATCGATGCTTTCCCTTTTCTCATTATGCTTGGTGATGAGCAGGCACCAAAAGTTTCGTTCAAGAAGCCCATTGGGAGTGTCAGCGTTTCTGGTCACAAGTTTGTTGGATGTCCAATGCCTTGTGGTGTTCAGATAACAAGGCTGGAGCACATTAATGCCCTTTCAAGGAATGTAGAATACCTAGCTTCGAGGGATGCCACAATCATGGGAAGCCGGAACGGTCATGCTCCAATTTTCTTATGGTACACGCTCAACAAAAAAGGTTACTCGGGGTTCCAAAAAGAAGTCCAGAAGTGTCTTAGAAATGCTCACTACCTGAAGGGCCGCCTTCGTGATGCTGGAATCAGTGCCATGCTGAACGAGCTAAGTAGCACAGTGGTGTTTGAGCGGCCTAAGGATGAAGAGTTTGTTCGTAGGTGGCAGTTGGCTTGCCAAGGAAATATTGCGCATGTTGTGGTGATGCCAAGTGTCAACATCGAAAAGTTGGACGATTTCTTGAATGAACTAGTTGAAAAACGCTCAACTTGGTACGACGAGAAAGTTCAGGCTCCATGTATTGCAGCTGATGTAGGAACCGAGAATTGTTCCTGCGGGCAGCACAAATGATACAAGTTTTCGCACTGAGCTGTTGTATTGTTGTTAGTGTTTTGTTCCGAAGGGTTTTCGCCCTTGGCTCGTAGAATGCTTAATCTATtcgtcggatttatgttgttgcCTTAGAACGcttttgaaaatgaaaattctTGTATCAGGACACTGCTCTTACGGTGTTTAACTGTTACTCGATGCATAATGCAGCGGTCTCACTTCTATTGGTTTCAAATCCGCAGGgatcaaagtgatgagttatgcaaatctcagtgaTCATTTTAGCTGAAAAGCCTATTCAAATGTTTGCCATTACAATTTTATTGTGAAGTTTGTTAGCAGAACAGTATTCTAGAAAGAATGGCTTGGTTTCTGGCTTTTGCGGATTTAGTTACAAACcatattatttgtgtttaatcaAACGGATTCGAATAAATGGGTATGGGTTAACAATCCCGCCCTTTGGTTATCCCAATCAGGTATTTCATAACCAAAATCAATTCGAGGCCCGCATACTTGTCCATTAATTGATTCTTAGTAAATGTGCGATATAATATGAATGAAAATGATAATCATTCCATGCAAATTCATGCATTGTAAGTAAGCATGCACTGAATCGGCATTGGAATGGAATAATTAATGGTAATATTACTTTAAATAAATCACATATTGTACATCTTGTAAGGTTTAATTTACTATTTTTATGTAATATCAGATTATCCAAGTGTTGCGCCCAATGGCGCCTAATGTGCTTACACATTACTTATATTGTTTACGTGGATTGTATGTTCACATTCTAACATAATATAACATACGCGGCTCATGTTGTGCATtacatgttttttctttttagtctTTACATTTAAACTATACACAAAAGGAAAAGATTTGAAATGGAggaaccaaggttctaaaaagccCTAATGGGGCATTGGGCAGGGTCTTAGCGTCTAGGCCTCTAGACGGGCCCATgcggttttttttaatttaaattaaatttattaagtAACATAAATGAATGCatacttatacttaaaaaagTACAtaattgttttcaaataaaatgacatatattagaacatattgaaaacatagaGAACAAgaatataatgagtgttcatccaagtatttaACAAGTCTTATTCTACAATCCTCACAAGTGTAACAACCCGTATTAAAAATTACATGTAAATTTACGAAATTACCCCTGATGATGGAACAGTtgattctttttcgttgatgtTCATGCTTTGATGTGTGGGACTCACCTCAACCCGGCCcatagttctttttttttccactcCCGTGacatctatctctctctctctccctctcccttcaCCTAGCTCGACACCTCCCTCTCATCTCACTCACTCTCTTCTCCCAAACCGATCTGAGACCATCAAGCTTCAAGAGGCCAACTTCACCCCAGAGCATCACTCCATATCCTCCCTCTCGTCCATGTCAACTCTGCAACTGTGCATGCACGACGGAATAACCATTTCTTCGGCGACTCAACTTGGAATCCAACGAAACTGAGGTGAGTTCGATGTGTTTAGGTTGTTTAGGtgatttttgagtttaaaatcgAAGGTTTTAACCTTGTCTGTGCATGTTTTTCTATCCCGAGTTTTTCTGGAGAAACCCGACGGCTTACGAGCCAATTTCAGGCTAGTTCCGACCATGGTCAGCCCTCAAGTTAGTAAATCCTTGTTCTCCTATTCCTTAGCTtcactttgttttatttttaataattgtaAATGGTGGAGATTTGACCCCAAAATGGAGCTGGGGAAGTTTCCTGGCCAAAGTCCTTAAATTCTGGTTTTCTCCTTCGTTAGGTTTAGTGACCCGCGAGCCCAATTAGGTCCACCCGACCCGCAACTCAAATCCCGGCCCAAGTCCAATCTATTATCCAACCTATTAACCCGGCCCAAAGCCTTGGCTTAATAACCTCAACTTGGTCCAACCTATCAAACCCAGAACCCAGATTCGACCCGACCCAAGTTTGATACCCAGTTCCATGGTCACGACCCAACTCGACTCGGATCCAGCGACCCATCTCGGCGCATGGTGGCATGTGGCCTTCCGGGTCGCCACCTTGTGGGGTGAGTGGGGGAACCCGATGTCCCTCCTTAGGTTTTTCGACGCGTCGAATCCAACTTCAATGTCTGTTTTTTCAAATTCTATCGTTATAGTAGATTTTTATTAATTGGTCTCTAATTGTGGTTAGGTGCATTGGTGAGAAGTGACCCCGTCCTCCATCGTTTGAGTATGTTTTAAAGTATGTTTTACGGATTTTCATATTTTTGGTTTGCGGAgaatttatgatttatttaaattactttacgaaatatttatgatttatcaAATTTACATTCTACTAAAGGTTATGAATTATTGGATTTATACAtatgaattatgtgaatttacgAATATGAATTAGCATGGATTTATTTGACAAGGTTTTTAGCTTTTGAGCTCTGGTGTTTTGGCATGAGTTTTTGAGATATGTTTTTAGTGAttatctagtgggttatcatacggCACATACACACAACACATGTATGTagtctatggccataggacacagttGATGATACTTATGTTATACCCCCAGCTTTACTGGCAAACCAGTGTCGGACAGCTTCACTAACCATGTTTAATGTCGGTGTGTTATgcaacatataaatatatttcttctctggcgtaacccagagtcgtacagcttcactTTTGGGTGATGGGGcctaccatgtttcttcactaGCATAACCCAGTgttgtacagcttcacctttggGTGATGGACAAGTACTGCCTTCGGGCAACTATGATACCCCTCAAGAGTACAATATTGATGAGATTTATGGATTTGCCTATGGGCGACGATAGCACCATTATTAAGCATTGTTTTACTCGTACTTGTTTTTACGAATGAtttcatggcatgctagagtttttaGAAAACTTactatatgtagtattatatgttttcaaaacagggggttagtatgttcttAAATAAAAcggttttcttattattagtattattattatcaacTTTGGTCTACTCACTCTTTTGTTCTGCACCCCCTTAGgagttagaatcgaggcatTTAATCCCGGCATCAAGGCACCTTTACGTAGGTATCTACAAGTCTTTTCAGCGTAGGACCCACtcttttattcatatattttattgtaattctttcatatatttcttgattagttgtatgttctgaacatgttttcacatcGACATATTTCTTTCTAGTTACCTATCTTATTGTATGCATGtttaaaatggcttcgtcaccctcgggtgtcggccaacatgtGCCCATCCTGGtatttggggatatcaaggTTGGAGCGTGTtaacaagtgtatttttctttctagttatagaaagtttggagtgtttAATGAGATTTTAcgagtgttaataacaattctctttatttatttatgtaataatatgattacgcaataaattttattattgCCCTAACTTTTGCTACCCAAGAAAGGAAGTTGCTAGCCCATGTGGTGGATGTAGCTCCATTTTACGGATCATTGGAGATGAAATTTCTTATTAGGGCTTCAAATATAATAGCCTCAAGGAGGATAGAGCCCTCATTGTGGATGCTCTTTACCAAAAGCATATTATAAGCCTAAAGATATTATAAGTTGAAATGACTATTCACAATTAGAAGATTTATATGCTTATGTGAGGTTGTAATTAGTAAATTGTGTGGGAACATGATTTTCAGATAATCGGACCAAGGGGGAAGCTACGAAGACCGACCTTAGAGGAATTAGTAGAGCTTTAGAAATGATAGCTTAGATCAAATTCTAGACCCTCAGCCTTACACAATTAGATCAATATTTTTCTAATAACCTACATGGTCTGATTACTAAATGTATTATCGAAACAAGTCAATCTAATAAGCACCGAAACAATAGATAAGGCCCACTCTTATCGAGAATGACCTACTTGCCCCTCAAAAAGTGTATCTATGAtcatatctctactaattaataaaacattcattgtcaaccaaaatcctatgaaattaccagtttaaccttctaattaaaatagaatatgaataagaaatatgggtagaaatgtaatttcacacaattaaattttgctgttttttttttcaaagctttacctacatgtaattctaacatatctctaattaaaaattaaaaaaataaaaataaaataaaataaaataaaacttcccACTCTTACATTCTTTATCATTCTccttttatttcaaaaacaaaaacaaaaaattattgcaAAAGCTATTCAGAGAATTAAAATTAAACCTGGGCTCGACAATTTGGAAGGAAGTCGTCGAGATTGGGTGATGATGACGATTACTTTGAACAACCTTGGTGCTGCCACAGGAAGGAGAGGCCCCTATAACCGACGGAAGTGGTTGACTTATGACGATCAACAACAACAGAAGCAAGGGTGGGAATGGTAATGActtattttgaatcaaaacgAATTGGGCATCTTAATCTAAAAGTATAAACCAAATTTTGGAGTTTCTGCAATGCGTGGGAGTTTGAGGTAAGTGAAATCATAATATTTTTTAGATAGTTTGAATGAACTGAAATGATTGCGCTTGAGAAGAACGTAGAAGAAGATGGGCGGTTAAAGAGGCTTTTGGCAAGAGAGTTGCAAAGAGAAGTTCAGGAGAGTTGATGAGAGAGAAATAGGAACGAAgagaaattttaaataaaatctgTTAAACCCATATGCTAGTTCTAATTAATAGAGAATCTTGAGAACTCCTATTGTCATGGGGATTGGTATATGCATCCAAGTAATCACTAACCTAATATGAAAGGATATTCTTCTAgatttcctattaggattctcCCAACGTTTAATATGTTCCGTCTTCACAAGGACTCTCATTGAATGCTAGAAATACGTCTCCTTAGAGCTTCAAGAAAGGATCTCGAATCATGTAAGGTATCTCGAAATAACACACATCTCATTCAATGCATGGGTTGCGATAGAGGATTCAAAATCAAGGAGATTTCACTAGAATCTAACAAAACTCATCAAGATTTCGACTAGAATATTGGGTTTCATCTTCAAATACGACATAATTGTCATTGGGGAtgtgttacatcccacatcgcccaggagagtggatcctgtaagccttatatgtatattctcttctctacctagcacgaggccttttgggagggttccatcagaactccgaagttaagtgagttcgcatgagagtaatcccatgatgagtgacccattgagaagttctcgtgtgagttcccagaaacaaaaccgtgagggcgtggtcggggcccaaagcggacaatatcgtgctgcGATGGAGTCGAgtctgggatgtggtgggggtccgggctgggatgtgacaatttggtatcagagccaatctttagcatgtgtgccgacgaggacatcgggcccctaagggggtcgATTGCTACATCCCACATGGTTCagaggagtggatcatgtaagccttatatgtatattttcatctctacctagcacgaggccttctgggaactcacataagaacttcccagtaggtcacccatcatgggattgctctcatgcgaactcgcttaacttcggagtttcgatggaaccagaaaccagtgagctcccaaaaggcctcgtgctcagtagagatgggaatatacatataaggcttacaggatccactccactaggtgatgtgggatgtaacaggATGACTGCAAATCATCGAGGTGGCTACAATGCTTCTTTGGACTACTTTAGGTAGTCGTAGATCGAAGCAGACAAAGAGATCGAGAAAGAAGGGACGACTTCGAAA carries:
- the LOC103444632 gene encoding serine decarboxylase — its product is MDHENGAVAVEMLSDDFDPTAVVAEPLPPVVTSTDDCDLLGKLAEDRKGSREKQMVLGRNVHTTCLAVTEPESNDDFTGDKEAYMASVLARYRKTLIERTKHHLGYPYNLDFDYGALTQLQHFSINNLGDPFIESNYGVHSRQFEVGVLDWFARLWEIEKNEYWGYITNCGTEGNLHGVLVGREVFPDGILYASRESHYSIFKAARMYRMECEKIDCLISGEIDCADFKTKLLAHQDKPAIINVNIGTTVKGAVDDLDLVIQTLEECGYKQDRFYIHCDGALFGLMMPFVKRAPKVSFKKPIGSVSVSGHKFVGCPMPCGVQITRLEHINALSRNVEYLASRDATIMGSRNGHAPIFLWYTLNKKGYSGFQKEVQKCLRNAHYLKGRLRDAGISAMLNELSSTVVFERPKDEEFVRRWQLACQGNIAHVVVMPSVNIEKLDDFLNELVEKRSTWYDEKVQAPCIAADVGTENCSCGQHK